A genomic window from Myotis daubentonii chromosome 4, mMyoDau2.1, whole genome shotgun sequence includes:
- the ZAN gene encoding zonadhesin, which translates to MASTVWILVLMMGAATSRTETPPDQKPVAQSSRDNSVITQCDFEDNSKPFCDWTQIPTNYGNWIRASGPSIMGSTGPTGGYPNGQGCYLHLDFGTSHQGWVARLLSSPIWEQGPLCVHFAYYMFGLSWGAQLKLLLLTGTKNRHPNLLWKHINTQSPSWMPTTVTVPKGHILPTQLIFEGVRGSPAFLDISLDSVSIRRGSCNREKPMAPTEKPTLPTEKPTLPTEKTTLPTEKTTLPTEKTTLPTEKPTLPTEKTTLPTEKPTLPTEKTTLPTEKPTLSTEKTTLSTEKTTLPTEKPTLSTEKSTLPTEKTTLPTEKPTLSTEKPTLSTEKTTLPTEKTTLPTEKTTLPTEKPTLPTEKTTLPTERPTTPTTLTPTRPTLFLPLHLPSTSISTVTLATTTAPRPTPASCPPNAHHEPCACPASCQNPKPNCELACKPGCVCNPGFLFNDSHCINASSCNCFYNNNYYKPGAEWLSPNCTERCHCWPGSRVQCQTFQCKENKVCQQKNGQYGCHNYGSATCFVYGDPHYLTFDGRHFSFMGKCTYILAQFCGNSLEPFFRVAGKNEEGAQEGMSCLSKVYVTLPETTVTLLRGRRTLVEGQEVNLPAMPSKGIFLVSSGRFVELQTAFGLRIRWDGDQQLFISVPSTYYGQLCGFCGNYDGDSSNDNKMPDGRPAQDEEELGISWQTIEDIEEECHNKATPPSCNSTLQNTLSGPEFCGRIIVFHGAFETCLPHLMASFFFNNCMFDMCKYQGLQQMLCVHMAALTEACQDAGHMVKPWRGPQFCSLDCPPNSKYTICAKQCPETCHSTFSGMSCQDRCVEGCECNPGFVLSGLQCIPRSQCGCLDSMGHYIMVGQHWFAPDCRQLCICEGNSKIRCVLWKCEAQEVCSQQDGIYGCHATGTATCTASGDPHYLTFDGALHHFMGTCSYTLTQLCWPRSFDNYFVVSTTNEFQGGNAEVSHVTAVHIQVFKLRISLIKGYKVVLNGRRVTLPVWPAQGRVGIRHSGSFIFLYTDLGLQVRYDGNHLVKVTVPSTYAGRLCGLCGNYNGNSSDDNLKPDGKPADNSIELGAAWKSNEYSESGCFSAGGKPPRCQENEVADTWNKNCNVLINPLGPFSQCHKAVPPESSFASCVHGQCGTKGDALTLCRSLQAYASQCAQAGQPPVWRNSTFCPLKCPSGSSYSPCANPCPATCRTLSTPKDCPAALPCAEGCECQKGHVLSGASCVPFNECGCTDPRGSYQPVGESWYTDTTCSRLCSCSTHNISCLDTSCMPGQLCWALHGLIRCRSSGMGVCRIADKSYYVSFDGHYHAIRGTCAYVLVKTCHFTTDLPFFKISGENEEREGQSPAFYLRQLNISIFDSLITLQKDHHVLINGKRVTLPSNNRVRGVSISASGTYTVLRLYIGLVVKFDGNGFLEIEIPRAYYGKVCGICGNFNDEEEDEIMMPNDELAQNDIDFVHSWQDKEASPNCQEDDQIDEQMKTKAGYQETRTANCKPSHLMRAMKHCKVAFQTPAWTKCAAQVALTPFLLDCMHSLCELRSLSHALCDALQAFGAACQAQGLKPPIWRNSSFCPLECPTHSTYTPCVPSCSRSCWDLEGQCDDTHVPSTCEEGCICQPGYVLNEQQCVPRTQCGCRDAQGRSLPTGTTWLSSGCTQNCTCRAGTIQCQPFACSSGSHCQTNSNGSSTCAPPKLERCSIFGDPHYRTFDGVSYHFQGRMTYVLVKTVDTLPRNVVPLVVEGRNKMQTPLSQIFLQEVIVVVYGYTVQLQADLQLVVNDQKMDTPFNPNQQLQVTIRSHRLYLITDFEFTVSFDGKNNAVISLPSTYEGLVCGLCGNFDKNQDNEFMLPNGALTQNLNHFGNSWEVKTKGGLPRFSRSIQEEEEEGDEKAGFHVSECSPEQLELINSTQACRVLVDPQGPFAACHQTVAPEPFQEHCLSDLCATRDPEEQVELRCQVLGAYAIICQEAGATLASWRDHTHCESPCLRNPCQNDGHCQEQGAHFTCACGLGYGGDLCTELRDLPLPEKPVSNFAAILLGMLVPVVVIVLAVARECVSKRRRREKMLSQNRDGLADTDFVPEAAFKVT; encoded by the exons AAAAACCTATGGCCCCCACTGAAAAGCCCACACTCCCCACTGAAAagcccaccctccccactgaAAAAACCACCCTCCCCACTGAAAAAACCACCCTCCCCACTGAAAAAACCACACTCCCCACTGAAaaacccaccctccccactgaaAAAACCACACTCCCCACTGAAaaacccaccctccccactgaaAAAACCACACTCCCCACTGAAAAACCCACCCTCTCCACTGAAAAAACCACCCTCTCCACTGAAAAAACCACCCTCCCCACTGAAAAACCCACCCTCTCCACTGAAAAATCCACCCTCCCCACTGAAAAAACCACCCTCCCCACTGAAAAACCCACCCTCTCCACTGAAAAACCCACCCTCTCCACTGAAAAAACCACCCTCCCCACTGAAAAAACCACACTCCCCACTGAAAAAACCACCCTCCCCACTGAAaaacccaccctccccactgaaAAAACCACCCTCCCCACTGAAAGGCCCACAACTCCTACCACACTTACACCCACTAGGCCTACACTCTTTTTGCCTCTTCATCTTCCAAGTACCTCCATATCTACTGTGACCCTGGCCACCACTACAGCCCCTAGGCCTACTCCAG CAAGCTGCCCCCCAAATGCCCACCACGAACCCTGCGCCTGCCCAGCATCCTGCCAGAACCCCAAGCCCAACTGTGAGCTCGCCTGCAAGCCCGGCTGTGTCTGCAATCCTGGCTTTTTGTTTAATGACTCCCACTGCATCAATGCCTCTTCCTGTAACTGCTTCTACAACAATAATTACTATAAG CCTGGGGCAGAGTGGCTCAGCCCCAACTGCACAGAACGATGTCACTGCTGGCCTGGCAGCCGGGTACAGTGCCAGACCTTTCAATGCAAGGAAAACAAGGTGTGCCAGCAGAAGAACGGCCAGTATGGATGTCACAACTATG GCTCTGCCACCTGCTTTGTCTATGGGGATCCTCATTATCTCACCTTTGACGGGAGGCACTTTAGCTTCATGGGCAAATGCACCTACATCTTGGCCCAATTCTGTGGCAACTCGTTAG aGCCCTTCTTCAGGGTGGCGGGGAAGAACGAGGAGGGAGCACAGGAAGGCATGTCTTGCCTGAGCAAAGTCTACGTGACGCTGCCTGAGACCACAGTCACCCTGCTCAGGGGCAGGCGCACGCTG GTTGAGGGTCAGGAAGTCAACCTCCCAGCCATGCCTTCTAAAGGCATCTTTCTGGTTTCAAGCGGGCGATTTGTGGAGCTGCAGACTGCATTTGGTTTGCGGATAAGATGGGATGGTGACCAGCAGCTGTTTATAAGTGTGCCCAG CACCTACTATGGCCAACTCTGTGGTTTCTGTGGCAACTATGATGGCGACAGTAGCAACGACAACAAGATGCCTGATGGCAGGCCAGCACAAGATGAGGAGGAACTGGGCATAAGCTGGCAGACAATAGAGGATATAGAGGAGGA GTGCCATAACAAGGCAACTCCCCCATCTTGCAACTCAACCTTGCAGAACACTCTATCGGGGCCAGAGTTCTGTGGACGGATCATAGTCTTCCATGGAGCTTTTGA gacATGTCTGCCTCACCTCATGGCCTCTTTCTTCTTCAACAACTGCATGTTTGACATGTGCAAAtaccaggggctgcagcagaTGCTGTGTGTCCATATGGCAGCCTTGACTGAGGCCTGCCAGGATGCTGGCCACATGGTGAAGCCCTGGAGGGGACCCCAGTTCTGCT CTCTGGACTGCCCACCTAACAGCAAGTACACCATATGTGCCAAGCAGTGCCCTGAGACCTGCCACTCTACGTTCTCTGGCATGTCCTGCCAGGACCGATGTGTGGAGGGCTGTGAGTGCAACCCTGGCTTCGTCCTCAGTGGTCTCCAGTGCATCCCCCGATCCCAATGTGGGTGCCTTGACTCCATGGGCCACTACATCATG GTAGGGCAGCACTGGTTTGCACCAGACTGCAGACAGCTCTGTATCTGTGAGGGCAACAGCAAAATCCGCTGTGTTCTCTGGAAGTGCGAGGCTCAGGAGGTCTGCAGTCAGCAGGATGGCATTTATGGCTGCCATGCCACAG GGACCGCCACCTGCACCGCCTCAGGAGACCCCCACTACCTGACATTCGATGGAGCCCTGCACCACTTCATGGGCACCTGCAGCTACACCCTCACCCAGCTTTGCTGGCCGAGGTCCTTCGACAACTACTTTGTCGTGAGCACCACCAATGAATTCCAAGGTGGGAATGCGGAGGTCTCCCACGTGACCGCCGTCCACATACAGGTCTTCAAACTCAGAATCTCACTGATCAAAGGCTACAAGGTTGTG CTGAATGGTCGCCGGGTGACCCTGCCTGTATGGCCTGCACAAGGTCGGGTCGGCATTAGGCACAGtggctcttttattttcctctacaCGGATTTGGGGCTTCAAGTTCGCTATGATGGGAACCACCTGGTCAAAGTGACAGTGCCCTCCACCTATGCTGGCCGGCTCTGCGGGCTGTGCG gaaacTACAACGGCAACAGCTCAGATGACAATCTGAAACCAGATGGAAAGCCTGCAGACAACTCCATCGAACTGGGGGCGGCCTGGAAGTCAAATGAATACTCTGAATCTGG CTGCTTCTCTGCGGGTGGCAAACCTCCCAGATGCCAGGAGAATGAAGTGGCAGACACCTGGAATAAGAACTGTAATGTCTTAATCAACCCTCTGG gccccttcTCCCAGTGCCACAAGGCGGTACCCCCAGAATCCAGCTTTGCCAGTTGTGTGCATGGCCAGTGTGGGACCAAGGGTGATGCCCTGACCCTGTGCCGCTCCCTGCAGGCCTATGCATCCCAGTGTGCACAGGCCGGCCAGCCCCCTGTCTGGCGGAACAGCACCTTCTGCC CTCTGAAGTGCCCCTCTGGCAGCAGCTACAGCCCCTGTGCCAACCCTTGCCCAGCCACCTGCCGCACCCTGAGCACCCCAAAAGACTGCCCGGCAGCACTGCCCTGTGCCGAGGGCTGCGAGTGCCAGAAAGGCCATGTCCTGAGTGGAGCCTCCTGTGTGCCCTTCAACGAGTGCGGCTGCACCGACCCCCGGGGCTCCTACCAACCG GTTGGGGAGAGCTGGTACACGGACACAACCTGCTCCAGGCTCTGCTCCTGCTCCACCCACAACATCTCCTGCCTCgacacctcctgcatgcctggaCAGCTGTGCTGGGCCCTGCACGGGCTGATACGCTGCCGGAGTTCAG GTATGGGAGTGTGCCGGATCGCAGACAAGTCCTACTATGTGAGCTTTGATGGCCATTATCATGCCATCAGGGGCACCTGTGCTTATGTCCTGGTGAAAACATGTCACTTCACCACGGACCTGCCCTTCTTCAAGATCAGTGGCGAAAATGAGGAGAGGGAAGGCCAGTCCCCTGCTTTCTACCTCCGCCAGCTCAATATTAGCATCTTTGATTCCCTGATCACCCTACAAAAGGACCATCATGTGCTG ATCAATGGCAAACGGGTCACCCTTCCCTCGAACAACCGGGTCCGGGGCGTCAGCATCTCTGCCAGCGGCACCTACACTGTGCTCAGGCTTTACATTGGGCTGGTAGTCAAGTTTGATGGCAATGGGTTCTTAGAGATTGAAATCCCTAGAGCCTATTATGGAAAG GTCTGTGGCATATGcggaaacttcaatgatgaggaAGAGGATGAAATAATGATGCCCAATGACGAACTAGCCCAGAATGACATTGACTTTGTGCATAGTTGGCAAGACAAGGAGGCCAGCCCAAA tTGCCAAGAAGATGACCAAATAGATGAGCAGATGAAGACCAAAGCAGGATATCAGGAGACTCGGACTGCCAACTGTAAGCCATCTCACCTAATGAGAGCCATGAAGCACTGCAAAGTGGCCTTTCAGACCCCGGCTTGGACCAAGTGTGCGGCCCAGGTGGCCCTCACGCCCTTTCTGCTGGACTGTATGCACAGCCTCTGTGAGTTAAGAAGCCTAAGCCATGCCCTCTGCGACGCTCTGCAAGCCTTTGGGGCCGCCTGCCAGGCCCAGGGGCTCAAGCCCCCAATCTGGAGAAACAGCAGTTTCTGCC CTCTGGAGTGCCCCACCCACAGCACCTACACGCCCTGCGTTCCCTCCTGCTCACGTTCCTGCTGGGACCTGGAAGGCCAGTGTGATGACACCCACGTTCCCTCCACCTGCGAGGAGGGCTGCATTTGCCAGCCTGGCTATGTGCTCAATGAGCAACAGTGTGTGCCCAGAACGCAGTGCGGCTGCAGGGATGCCCAGGGCCGTTCCCTCCCC ACAGGGACAACCTGGCTCTCCAGTGGCTGCACCCAGAACTGTACCTGCAGAGCAGGAACCATTCAGTGCCAGCCCTTCGcctgctcctctggctctcacTGCCAGACCAACTCCAACGGCAGCAGCACATGCGCCCCCCCAA AGTTGGAACGTTGCTCAATTTTCGGAGACCCCCATTACCGCACATTTGACGGTGTTAGCTACCACTTCCAGGGCCGCATGACCTACGTTCTGGTCAAGACCGTGGACACGCTCCCCAGGAATGTGGTGCCCCTGGTCGTGGAGGGACGCAACAAAATGCAAACGCCCCTCAGCCAGATCTTCCTGCAGGAAGTCATTGTGGTAGTCTACGGCTACACAGTCCAGCTCCAGGCTGACCTGCAGCTTGTG GTCAACGACCAGAAGATGGACACCCCCTTCAACCCCAACCAGCAACTGCAGGTTACCATTCGGAGCCATCGGCTGTATCTGATCACTGATTTTGAGTTCACTGTCAGCTTTGATGGGAAGAACAATGCAG TGATCTCCCTGCCCAGCACGTACGAGGGGCTTGTGTGTGGCCTGTGCGGGAACTTTGACAAGAATCAGGACAATGAATTTATGCTGCCCAACGGTGCCCTCACCCAGAACCTCAACCATTTCGGCAACAGTTGGGAGGTGAAGACCAAGGGCGGCCTCCCCCGCTTCTCAAG GTCCatccaagaggaggaggaggagggagacgaGAAGGCAGGCTTCCATGTGTCAGAATGCAGCCCGGAGCAGCTGGAGCTCATCAACagcacccaggcctgcagggtgcTGGTGGACCCCCAGGGCCCCTTTGCCGCCTGTCACCAGACTGTGGCCCCGGAGCCCTTCCAGGA GCACTGTCTGTCTGATCTGTGTGCCACCCGGGACCCTGAAGAGCAGGTGGAGCTGCGCTGCCAGGTTCTCGGCGCCTACGCCATCATCTGCCAGGAGGCAGGTGCCACCTTGGCCAGCTGGCGGGACCACACTCACTGTG AAAGCCCGTGTCTGCGGAACCCCTGTCAGAATGACGGGCACTGTCAGGAGCAGGGCGCCCACTTCACCTGTGCGTGTGGACTTGGCTATGGAGGAGACCTCTGCACGGAGCTTCGGGACCTGCCGCTCCCCGAAAAGCCAG TGTCCAACTTTGCGGCCATCCTGCTGGGAATGCTGGTGCCTGTGGTGGTCATAGTGCTGGCCGTGGCCAGAGAATGTGTttccaagaggaggaggag GGAGAAAATGCTGAGCCAGAACAGAGACGGGCTGGCAGACACAG aTTTTGTTCCAGAAGCTGCCTTCAAAGTCACTTAG